A window of the Fusarium poae strain DAOMC 252244 chromosome 3, whole genome shotgun sequence genome harbors these coding sequences:
- a CDS encoding hypothetical protein (BUSCO:2707at5125) — MESSSTPLAEYFWIAGVESVSYHDPSSQPAPVAVPVESTIIEDGEPEDEWTNGDQPKTNARHSRQNSASRLSKMSLTERFSIQTLDDTDGNTKSNRSSATIRAVNPPDFSNGTENSNGNSQAPAPSGILGEGSMLMGDFDFDKALVKFAAEREVFLEDLTFSAGAKVQARAPMVNPRMERIRAEESDSGRLSPLRSIKGSIRRKMSFRDMNSVRKQPSNRISTSRAASIRTTRRLSNYNSVIPPPEPLNTDPDMHPLKRRFEPVLLDRYPPQEAGDEISRRGRFPDYVPMFAFPNDIQIVSSDDRPRSTWHGFTMTSDDNSKLYGITIIIWIALNADVAEDVEKKCEEWRQSHMSEEERELAASLGVRLAGERTHLSQLLAKLPTIPSGSPARERLEDEISTVEEKITLMTDMLRPLRHGAASKIEGLTAGESGLWVPRAYGILGRDAGNMSFWKEWLKAIVTPMTDGSVLRIPPSSPRVGRWQPLERYVVNLCTEAFNPLGSKTQVELGVRELRLYARKEADNETPGSRTIDIYALFRCLSLENIVALFEYAMAESRIIFLSSHTSMLHLACHALANLLYPLKWASIFIPVLPARLLSALEAPCPYIVGIERRYDNIELPEDDYVLVDLDKDTIDATSQPVRLPRQARRKLMSLLQVAAPHKLRYGVATGPPPYAMESFPYDAFSTENGTLFRSATPKSTLGKWVSQSSSGFGEPDPPNEIQPPIFNAFASAHVENGKSDRPSTSKSGKTSPQSSVSPVSINFPPMPSTPVSRSDSGFALASTLREKRSGHFGEEKMRRSSSFGIDKHPPFQKPGMPFLNGHQANLSISAISVESQNSVIGANGGYGGGGYAPSTYAQSTLAASTIMPSMQIQPVRNTETTVWVEGHCFNYMPKDNTSMCTICNDLAEGDGVYRCTGCKIVSHGRCLGFCSLICPEAFHADRVRAAFVRCLASLLYTYRKYLGRPSKQQKANGQLYAFDMDGFIKSLPHDQHDYAAMMRETQCFNEFIHDREMQPANDASIRLFDEIIMAKKARGRSGLATGLSRLSTIRASHGASTYGGFGPPRGGSNSKIPAFLGDISDHIWRTASVPLPKGNFPGEYKTIVTRTPARLDRSLMREPRSIQGMPRVEPRGTRGLIRKQVPNMLGTTPPT; from the exons ATGGAGAGCTCATCGACCCCTCTCGCCGAGTATTTCTGGATCGCTGGTGTAGAGTCGGTGTCCTACCACGATCCCAGCTCCCAACCCGCACCCGTCGCCGTTCCTGTCGAGTCCACCATTATCGAAGATGGTGAACCCGAAGATGAATGGACGAATGGCGATCAGCCAAAGACGAACGCAAGACACTCGCGACAGAACTCTGCTAGCCGTCTGTCTAAGATGTCTCTCACCGAACGGTTCTCAATACAAACCCTCGACGACACAGACGGCAACACCAAGAGTAACCGTAGCAGTGCCACTATTCGTGCTGTGAACCCTCCTGATTTCAGCAATGGTACCGAAAACAGCAACGGCAACAGCCAAGCCCCCGCTCCCAGCGGTATTTTGGGCGAAGGTTCCATGCTTATGGGTGACTTCGACTTCGATAAGGCCTTGGTCAAGTTTGCAGCTGAGCGCGAGGTTTTTCTTGAAGACCTTACCTTCAGTGCGGGCGCAAAAGTCCAGGCTCGGGCACCGATGGTGAACCCTCGGATGGAGAGAATCCGGGCTGAAGAAAGCGACAGCGGCAGACTGAGTCCTCTCAGAAGCATTAAGGGTAGCATCCGCCGCAAGATGAGCTTTAGGGATATGAACAGCGTGCGCAAGCAGCCCAGCAACAGGATCAGCACAAGCCGTGCAG CCTCCATCCGAACAACAAGGCGACTCAGCAATTATAACTCCGTGATCCCTCCACCCGAACCCCTCAATACAGATCCCGATATGCATCCACTTAAACGACGCTTCGAGCCGGTTCTTCTCGACCGGTACCCTCCCCAGGAGGCTGGAGATGAAATATCCAGGCGTGGAAGGTTTCCCGACTACGTGCCCATGTTTGCTTTCCCCAACGACATCCAGATCGTTTCATCTGATGACAGACCGCGATCCACATGGCATGGTTTCACCATGACTTCAGACGATAACTCAAAATTGTACGGCATCACAATCATTATCTGGATTGCTCTCAACGCCGACGTGGCCGAGGATGTGGAAAAGAAGTGCGAGGAATGGCGTCAGAGTCACATGTCTGAAGAAGAACGAGAGTTGGCGGCGAGCTTGGGTGTCCGATTGGCAGGTGAACGCACTCACCTCTCGCAGCTCCTGGCAAAACTACCTACGATCCCGTCAGGTTCACCGGCTCGTGAGAGGCTCGAAGACGAGATCAGCACAGTCGAAGAGAAGATCACCCTCATGACGGACATGCTTAGGCCCCTGAGACATGGTGCCGCGTCCAAGATTGAGGGCCTCACTGCTGGCGAAAGTGGGCTATGGGTGCCTCGCGCATACGGTATTCTTGGTCGAGACGCGGGTAACATGTCTTTCTGGAAAGAATGGCTCAAGGCTATTGTCACACCCATGACTGATGGGAGTGTGCTAAGAATACCCCCGAGTTCGCCAAGAGTTGGACGCTGGCAACCTCTGGAGCGATATGTTGTCAATCTCTGCACAGAGGCGTTCAACCCCCTAGGATCCAAGACTCAAGTTGAATTGGGAGTGCGAGAATTGCGTCTCTATGCCCGGAAAGAAGCTGACAACGAGACCCCTGGTTCTCGGACCATCGATATCTATGCACTGTTCCGTTGTTTGTCACTCGAGAATATTGTCGCTCTGTTCGAATATGCCATGGCTGAATCCCGAATTATCTTCCTATCTTCTCACACTAGCATGTTGCATCTTGCTTGTCACGCATTGGCAAATCTCTTGTATCCTCTAAAATGGGCTAGTATCTTCATCCCCGTGCTTCCTGCACGCCTTTTGTCAGCCCTCGAGGCACCTTGTCCATACATTGTGGGCATTGAGCGTCGTTACGATAATATCGAACTACCTGAAGACGATTATGTGCTCGTTGACTTGGACAAGGACACTATTGATGCCACCTCACAGCCTGTCCGACTTCCCCGCCAAGCACGCAGGAAACTTATGTCTCTCCTGCAAGTCGCAGCCCCCCACAAGCTTCGATATGGAGTTGCAACCGGACCCCCTCCTTATGCCATGGAGTCATTCCCTTATGACGCTTTCTCGACTGAGAATGGAACCTTGTTCAGATCTGCAACCCCAAAGAGTACCCTTGGCAAGTGGGTGTCCCAGAGCTCTTCAGGCTTTGGGGAACCTGATCCGCCGAACGAGATCCAACCCCCAATCTTCAATGCTTTTGCTTCAGCTCATGTTGAAAATGGTAAATCAGACAGGCCCAGCACAAGCAAGTCTGGAAAGACAAGCCCCCAATCATCTGTTTCACCCGTTTCCATAAACTTCCCTCCTATGCCCTCTACACCCGTGTCTCGCAGCGACTCGGGTTTCGCTCTTGCATCTACGCTTCGGGAGAAGCGCTCGGGTCATTTCGGCGAAGAAAAGATGCGACGTAGTTCCTCCTTCGGCATCGACAAGCACCCGCCATTCCAAAAGCCGGGCATGCCTTTCCTCAATGGTCATCAGGCCAACTTATCTATCTCAGCCATCTCGGTAGAATCTCAAAATTCCGTCATTGGTGCAAATGGTGGCTATGGAGGTGGAGGATATGCTCCATCAACTTACGCACAGTCAACGCTTGCAGCATCGACTATAATGCCCAGCATGCAGATTCAGCCTGTACGAAACACAGAAACCACAGTCTGGGTTGAGGGACACTGTTTCAATTACATGCCAAAAGATAATACCTCCATGTGTACTATCTGTAATGATCTAGCCGAGGGAGATGGTGTTTACAGATGCACTGGTTGCAAGATCGTTTCTCATGGAAGATGTCTTGGGTTCTGCTCACTCATCTGCCCTGAAGCCTTCCATGCTGACCGCGTGCGTGCGGCATTTGTCCGTTGCCTTGCGAGTCTTCTATACACTTATCGTAAGTATCTTGGTCGACCCTCGAAGCAGCAAAAGGCCAACGGCCAATTGTATGCCTTTGATATGGATGGATTCATCAAGAGCCTTCCGCACGATCAACACGACTATGCTGCCATGATGCGTGAAACACAGT GCTTCAATGAGTTCATTCATGACCGAGAGATGCAGCCAGCCAACGATGCTTCAATCCGTCTATTCGATGAAATCATCATGGCCAAGAAAGCCCGAGGACGATCCGGTTTAGCGACTGGTCTCTCCCGCCTCTCCACAATCCGTGCTTCCCATGGTGCCTCGACATACGGTGGCTTCGGTCCTCCCCGTGGCGGTTCCAACAGCAAGATCCCCGCTTTCCTCGGTGACATATCTGATCACATTTGGCGGACTGCTTCAGTGCCGCTACCCAAGGGCAACTTCCCCGGAGAATACAAGACTATTGTTACTCGCACCCCCGCCCGTCTTGATCGATCTCTGATGCGAGAACCTCGGTCTATTCAAGGCATGCCCCGGGTAGAGCCGCGGGGTACGCGTGGACTCATTCGAAAGCAAGTTCCCAACATGCTCGGTACGACACCTCCCACTTGA
- a CDS encoding hypothetical protein (TransMembrane:2 (i229-247o525-545i)~BUSCO:21190at5125), protein MTRGGRTSSVPRRPVDLTNNLSVAEKNDLTTLITAITEKLHNDISVIFDSPPVTPTLGEFSDIENVDIGHHHWLALSLQTNGKENVDPKHSNLSKNIPKPVSTDKVTAQSPDNEESEAITPQLRELKKEALIFFRKWQTIFLQRLRDITVTEPSGSQSNMRGRGRGRGNSRGARGGRSARGGRGEGRGGLTLAIGPPKTPSAHVDRELSRRFPPIPTSLWTLPLEKRKLLLHISLLIIISLQEYLAYARMTLLNLTSSLNLPLKVLHEEEKRIAQGLSQLAVDSAIEQASQQNQDENKPVLKSKARIAAMTGPFRLGTQLIAVGIGTVHGGHGLRLPTAAGLLGPMADNGPSTGSMLGIYSARPTCKMIESFSREIQDFGLVPLRCDSQGDYVDATAIPSTARRLRLVIAMNGWVTDKENLTGYWKILGDNAEVYILRWEMTVLANIGTALDTVIRSSAWAAAKQAISSRTIFKNLIEATWPVELMKVSKIIDNPWSMGMVRAEKAGAVLADAIMRSKIQGDRPVSLIGFSLAARAIYVCLMILAERRQFGLVDSVVLIGTPAPSESRVWLTMKSVVSGRLVNVYSESDYLLGFLYRTSNIHFGLAGLQKIQGADGVENHNVSNLANGHLRYSHIVGKILKDIHWEDLDLNA, encoded by the exons ATGACCCGAGGCGGGCGAACAAGTTCGGTCCCTCGCAGGCCAGTCGACTTGACTAACAACCTCTCTGTCGCCGAGAAAAATGATCTGACAACTCTGATCACAGCTATTACAGAGAAACTTCATAATGATATCAGTGTCATTTTCGATTCGCCTCCAGTCACCCCTACCTTAGGTGAATTCAGTGACATTGAAAATGTCGATATTGGCCATCACCACTGGCTGGCTCTGTCGCTCCAGACAAATGGTAAGGAGAATGTAGACCCAAAACATTCTAATTTGAGCAAAAACATTCCCAAACCCGTGTCAACAGACAAAGTTACGGCCCAGTCCCCAGATAATGAGGAATCCGAGGCCATCACGCCTCAACTCAGGGAGCTGAAGAAGGAGGCTCTAATATTCTTCAGAAAGTGGCAGACAATCTTTCTACAGCGCCTTCGTGATATCACCGTCACGGAACCTAGCGGTTCTCAATCTAACATGCGTGGCCGTGGTCGTGGCCGTGGCAATTCACGAGGTGCACGAGGGGGCCGTTCCGCACGTGGTGGAAGAGGGGAGGGCCGCGGAGGTCTGACCTTGGCTATCG GTCCTCCCAAGACTCCTTCAGCTCACGTTGATCGCGAGCTGTCCCGACGGTTTCCCCCTATTCCGACATCTCTCTGGACTCTGCCACTGGAGAAACGAAAGCTTCTACTACACATCTCACTTTTAATTATCATTTCACTCCAGGAGTATCTTGCATATGCGCGAATGACTCTTCTCAACCTTACCTCGTCTCTCAATCTTCCCCTGAAAGTCCTGCATGAGGAAGAGAAACGAATCGCCCAAGGACTCAGCCAACTTGCAGTCGACTCAGCTATCGAGCAGGCTTCGCAGCAGAACCAGGATGAGAACAAGCCGGTACTGAAATCGAAGGCACGTATCGCTGCCATGACGGGTCCATTCAGACTTGGAACACAGCTTATCGCCGTGGGGATTGGGACGGTACACGGCGGACACGGCCTGCGACTCCCAACAGCTGCAGGGTTGTTGGGACCCATGGCTGACAATGGACCTTCTACTGGCTCAATGCTAGGAATCTACAGTGCGAGACCAACTTGCAAGATGATTGAATCTTTTTCTCGCGAGATCCAAGACTTCGGCCTTGTGCCTCTCCGGTGCGATTCTCAAGGGGATTATGTGGATGCAACAGCAATTCCGTCTACTGCCCGACGCCTTCGCCTGGTCATTGCCATGAACGGCTGGGTAACTGATAAAGAAAATCTCACAGGATATTGGAAGATCCTTGGTGATAATGCGGAAGTGTATATTTTGCGATGGGAGATGACTGTCCTTGCCAATATAGGCACCGCTCTTGACACAGTTATCAGGAGCTCCGCTTGGGCTGCAGCGAAACAGGCTATCTCTTCGCGAACAA TTTTCAAGAATCTCATCGAGGCAACTTGGCCAGTGGAACTCATGAAAGTGAGCAAAATCATCGATAACCCCTGGAGCATGGGAATGGTTCGCGCCGAGAAAGCCGGTGCCGTTCTTGCAGATGCAATCATGCGCAGCAAGATCCAAGGTGACCGCCCAGTATCTCTAATCGGTTTCAGCCTAGCAGCTCGAGCTATCTACGTGTGTCTGATGATACTTGCTGAGCGTCGCCAGTTTGGTCTCGTCGATTCTGTGGTCTTGATAGGCACACCCGCTCCTTCAGAGAGCCGTGTCTGGCTGACTATGAAGAGTGTTGTATCTGGCCGTCTGGTCAATGTCTACTCAGAGAGCGACTATCTCCTTGGTTTCTTATATCGTACCTCCAACATCCATTTCGGGCTGGCAGGCCTTCAAAAGATCCAGGGCGCAGATGGTGTCGAGAATCACAACGTTAGCAACCTTGCGAACGGACACTTGCGTTACTCACATATTGTTGGAAAGATTCTGAAAGACATTCATTGGGAGGACCTGGACCTTAACGCTTAG